Sequence from the Ooceraea biroi isolate clonal line C1 chromosome 5, Obir_v5.4, whole genome shotgun sequence genome:
ACCCTGTAACTCTCGTTGGCTCTATTAGGGGTTGTTGGATTCGAATAGAGAGGTTTCTGTAAAATTGTTAACAATCaacacatacacattgcacgCAAGTAAGCGCACGCATATAAGCGcgattaaaacaaattataaaaaaaaattaaaataaaatagattataaaaaaaatttattctcaTATGAATATTGATACAGTTCCTTTACAATTGTACCTTGTATGCAGGTTtatttgcatttgtctttGCATATTTCTGTGGAATAAACTGTACTTCCGCGCAAATATCGTCAAACGGTATATCCATGTTTGCTGAACACTCCGCCAGcacattatatatttccaGTAAACAATATGCGTCCAACGCTGTCAGAATAGATATactgataatataaaagtatattgtTCCTTCGAGAGGCGAaattagaaaaagaattaCCAACCGGCGTATATTATTTGACTTTCCCTCAACGGTCTCAGCTCCCAGTTTGAAAACTGGTCAGATTTGTTGAGTCTCTGCCCGAAACACAGCTCTACGAGCTTACTTAAACTTCTGCTCGTGAAACTCGAGTCACCTTTGTACGGGAAAACGAAAGAATACTCTTCTTCCAATTTACTCCACAAGAACATCAAGTCGATGTATCCTTGGCCATGTGTCTTAATAGACGACAAGACGGGCAAACTGTTGCGTATCACCGTCATGTCGTGCGCTATTCCAAATCCTGTAACACGCATGCAATAACTAATATACAACTTTCAATTATACAACGAtggttaaaaatatattgcaacgaatattttcctgtttttttttttaatattatttcaagtacGTACCAATCTTGAGAATATCTTTATTTCCGAGTAGTACGAGACCAAACTCGCCCCAAAGATCACGTAATTCACTGCCAAGAGTAGTCACATCCAAGATGTAAACGTCATCTTCAGTGGCTATCTGTATAAGTGCCAATTCGGACTGTTTGGTTCCtagaaaaaacataaaaatttcatatttaattcaaataacGCAAATTCTGCTCTACAATTTTCTTTCGTGCGCAAAGTATGGTAGGTTCGTTACCAAAACTAGGCTTCCATTCCAAGTCAATTCCAACCATGGTAACATTTTTGAACACATTATCAAGAAACTCTTCAAACAACTGCCTGTTATCTACCACTTTAATGCGCTCTCGGGGCAACTTTAAACCGTGATAATTTACGTTATCTTCATTGGCTTCTTCGCTCAGTTCCCACTCTTCGTCTCTACTTGTGGAAGCACCGTCATTTATCCCTGTAAGCTATGGTATTGTGAACACTTCTCCAGACAAGAAAGTGAATATGAGAAACATTACTTTGTCTATTCTGTTCCTCCGTATGTGCAATAGCCCACGGCCACTTCTCTTTaggtatattatattctttcgCCCAGTACAAGCCCTCTTGCACATCGCTGGCGTTAACCAACATCACGAGCAAATCCGCTTGCAGCTTGGCATCATCTCCCACTGCCTCCCTCACCATCTCTCTCCAACTGGCAACACCTGtgaagtaaaattaaatgaagagATATCAAAGTGCATTCCTACTTCCACGTACAATCAATTCTTGGAGaatcgaagagaaagagaaagaaatatttacttaAACTACCGTCCACGTAACGCTTATGTATAAGAAATTGCAGTGCTCCCTCACTTCGTTTTGTATTCAAGTGTGGGCACATGTCGGGTGATAGATTGTACTGCTTTATGAGACGTGCGACAAGCTTGGTTATTGGCCGAGATTGCGTTAATGACATGTTAACATCCGGCAAATCGTTCTCGCTAAAAGAAGTGTGTTCGGTGTGAAAACTCCAGTCGACCGACAGTAAGATTCAAGTGCTTCGCAAGAGTGTATTGTTGCTTACTATATAAATTGATTTAGTTTTATGGAAGCATTTCCTCCTGGTGCTATCAAATTATCTAAATAAGTTACCAGTGCTTTCTGAATGTCTGGATTGCCAGCTAAAAGTTCATCCACCACTTGCAacttattttgcaatataagCGGCAACAACAACAACTCCGGATCCATAAAATGACTTTGCAATTGTAACATCGCAGTGTACTGTGCAGCTTCCTtatagtttttcttttctattatttcctGAAAGATACATGCAGGAGTAATAACGTTCAACAAACTAGTATCAAACATTTTacataatcataaaatttttcagcTACGTACCTGTATTATTTGGAGAAACATATCCTTGTCTGCCATTAAATCGTATGTATTGAATAGTATTTTAATCAACTGCATTTGTTTCACATGTTTCTGTTTCACCAATTTAAAGACTGCTAACTTTAAATCAGGAACCAAAAATTCCTTGTATCCCTCTTTTCTATCCTCTATCCAAGTTGCAAACTCTTCCGTAACTGTAACACACAATTAAAATCTCAGGTTTCACAAAATTGCATTATTGTATcctttattaacataaaataatcaatatcgAAGTCGAGATCATTGGTAATGCATCtcataacatataaataattacctcTACCttacacaaatataaattgacaTTCAATTAATTACGATTACAATTATCCGTGAACGAATTATCAAGTTTTAAAAGTAAACCTGTATATGCCAGCGTCTTGCTGTTGGTCATGTAGCCAAAATCATTGGTACTGACAAGAATTCTGAGCGTGCTGAGATAAGGATTCGGTGCCGTTTCGAAATAATCCGTCAGCATATTGGTAACGCTATCGCATTTCTTCCCTACGCAATTAGCAAGAAACAATTAATggacgaaattaaaaaaaacaaatttgatCAAATTACGACGGAAAAGAATTGTTCTTACATAGTGCCCACATTTTGTTCAGATTATCCAGCCATGCCCTCGTGGCTTCATCTAAGGaggtaaaaaataataaatccatATCCGTGTCCATGGTCCGATGACGACTCATCGTCAAGAACTGGAAAGAATTGGAAATCGTCAAACGTTTGAATTTCGACGGCTACTGCTTGCGCAGTACAAATCGCCGATTTAGATATTCGTTATAGAAACACTCCGAGAGTAGACGACAACGCCCGATACAGGCTCGCACCGTACGAATAAATAATGGAATGACGAAAATTTACTCATTTGATGTAACGTCACAACACCAACGAGCCAACGAGACAAAACGCTAGCCGGGACTTCACCCAATATCTCTGAAGTTTGCGCTCCTTACACGCCAATGGGCACGAATTACAAGATAATAACAGAGTGCGCACTTGTTTTCTGACGTCATGACTCGACACGTCAATTAATCAGACGAATGAAAAACTACGTTCAACGCGAACAATGGAGCGCAACGAACAAAGACATCCAATCTCATTTATCGCTTTCTACCTAGGCTCGCGGTCATTGGACGGAATCATAATATGATATAGTTTTATTGGTAGTGAATTAGGGTGCTTTCCAGCAAAGAAttgtgtccacgatgctagaaacGATCCGAGATCTCGATCCGAGAGAACGTgtggccaatcaacttgcatCTTTACGGAAAAGCTGTGagttgattggctacatatttctcgGACTGAGATCTCGAGTCGACATGCGCCTATGCAAATCGGTCTAAATAGGCGTTTACGATACAAAAGCTTGCACTTGCTTCGAAAAGAAAATACTGCACTGGTGCATTGTTTGTCGCATGGTATTCTTTGCATTCCTTATTGGAGAGTTTTCAGGAAGTTTGAATCGAGTGCTTCAGCGAAAGAGGAGTGAGCGAGAATTTTCtatcatgaaaaatgtaaGCATACATTTTCCATGAGTAACATTGGcaattattagatataaaaatagagGTAAATAAGCAGccgcaatattaaatatataggaGAAGGAATCggagtaaaaaaataataaaggacgataaagtagaaaaaaaatactttaatggCGTAAAATGGTACAGAATATGATGCCTTGTGAAGAACAGATATCAAtgatttatcatataaaatttatgtcgTGTATCAACCGAAAACGTGAAATGAAACGTTAAAATggcatataaattatttttcaatacaatttttgattacgATTCTTCATATGAAACATCTCAAACTCGTATATTTGCAAATCACAGAGATACTTATATGTAAACTGTACCATTAGCTTAGTTTAACATTgtattatctattaatatgtgattaatatatgatttcgataacaattttcaatttcgttGTTACACATCGTTTACATTGATTACATTCACATTCATCGTGATGTTCTTCAACATCTGATTGATCAACATCGATTTTTTCCCATTGTACTTGTTTCCGTTTTCATTAGGTTCCGGTGTAGGGTCGGTATTGCTGTTAGCATTATTATCAGTATCGTTGTTATCGGTATCCTCATTATCAATATTGCCATCAGTATTGCGCTcataattgtacatataagTCTGCAATACTATATTTCTGGCGTTATCCTGATTCGCAGTTGATTCCGGCATCGTAATAGCCAATTGTCTGCAACATGATTTGCGACttataaatatcattagaGACAATTCTCTTTAAAGAATTACTTTGATCAATCGATCAAAATCGACTCGTCTAAGACGATAAGTTGTCGTGATACGACAAAATAGCAGACCTACTTTCCATCTATAACAATGTGCATTTTTGGCTCATGTTGCATATAGTAACATTTTTTGGCCAGCTCTGTTAGTGAAAAGTTTATCTATTGCAGAAAAGTAAGAAGGAAAGTTACTCACCCTGCGGTTGAGTTGTTAGGTACATTTGTATTAGGCACATTGCGTACAGGTGGTACTTGAGCTATTACATTATTTCCTTGATTAGGAGAATTGaaatcgacgtcgacgtcgtcgtcgtcgtcgtcgtcgtcgtcgtcgtcgtcgtcgtcgtcgcccaACCGGTTCGTGCCGTAATTGGCATTCGAGACCCAGTTCGGCGTTCTCCATGCAGTTGCGCCCACGAGTTTATCGATAGCAACGACCTTGTTGTTATCGTTTTCAATCGTcaacttttcttccttcgATTCAATAAATGGATCTGAAAATAAGTATTTGCCAACTGTACTCGATGCTGCCGTACGCGCCGATTATTGGTAACTTATAAAGTAGGCCTATGCCTTGCTTGCTGAGCAATTACCGCATTCTTAACTCTTCGCACTTTCATTTCAGCATTCAAATACGTAGATATGCTGTAGACGTACtgtaatgtaacaattacGTTGTTTTCGTTAAcgtgtataatttaattgattgcTTTTGTGTGATTACTGTGCATCTAGCTGCGTGTTCAAAGCTTGCAGACGTGCAACTACAAGAAATGCAAACTCTCTGTGAAACATTTAATTGACTGTCgattaagaaatttatgtaGAAATTTATGTGCAAACTAAAAAACATGTCTACTTTGTGCATTATCAAAAAAACATTACCTTTCTTTAAGATTAATTAACTAAGAGCCACTTCGACCAAAGTCcagttaatttaatcgtcgattaactcactcttcgtctctttctaaggcagGTAGTTAGAAAAGGACGAggagtgagttaaactacggttaaagttaAACGGCATTGGTAGAAGCGGGcctaatgaaattaatgaaaaagcgAAGCTGCGCGGTAACAAACGATTGTCAATTGATCGTTTGTAATTTGTACATACCACATGAAACGAACACATAAgtgtatgataaatatattagcgaaaatatataaaacaactaaatatgaatttttaaatgaatcaagttaaattttaatatgaattaagcttctcttataatttatattacgtcTATTGTGATAATATTGTGATTATACAGAGAAAGATCATGTAAAAGATGATAAGCTTgatataaagaattataaatatattaaaaaacatgaAAGAAACCAAAActaagttatttaaaaaaatattttacgttttattattttcaacttATTACGTTTAGAAGTAAGTTCGAATTGAGCATATTGGATCTAATATTTagtcattttttaaaacacaaaaagaaatatagaattaataacatttttctataTGATTAATCTTTTCAGGATATTACTACATCTTTAAATttgaacaaattatattaaagattttgATTAAAGAACTTGACAAAACCATATTCCCATtacaagttatatataaatacatatatatatatacacacacacatacatacatatgagTAAATATACTTACTATATTCTTCCGGTGGAGCATTGGCATTGGTTGCTACTGCATTGTCATTATTAAACTCAACGCACTCGACGTCGTTACGTTTACAATAATACcctgaaaattatattgagtATTTTAAGTTAtgctcagaaataaaaaaattgttagaTTACGTAATTTACCACTTTTATG
This genomic interval carries:
- the LOC105286993 gene encoding exonuclease mut-7 homolog, with the protein product MSRHRTMDTDMDLLFFTSLDEATRAWLDNLNKMWALWKKCDSVTNMLTDYFETAPNPYLSTLRILVSTNDFGYMTNSKTLAYTVTEEFATWIEDRKEGYKEFLVPDLKLAVFKLVKQKHVKQMQLIKILFNTYDLMADKDMFLQIIQEIIEKKNYKEAAQYTAMLQLQSHFMDPELLLLPLILQNKLQVVDELLAGNPDIQKALVTYLDNLIAPGGNASIKLNQFIYENDLPDVNMSLTQSRPITKLVARLIKQYNLSPDMCPHLNTKRSEGALQFLIHKRYVDGSLSVASWREMVREAVGDDAKLQADLLVMLVNASDVQEGLYWAKEYNIPKEKWPWAIAHTEEQNRQRINDGASTSRDEEWELSEEANEDNVNYHGLKLPRERIKVVDNRQLFEEFLDNVFKNVTMVGIDLEWKPSFGTKQSELALIQIATEDDVYILDVTTLGSELRDLWGEFGLVLLGNKDILKIGFGIAHDMTVIRNSLPVLSSIKTHGQGYIDLMFLWSKLEEEYSFVFPYKGDSSFTSRSLSKLVELCFGQRLNKSDQFSNWELRPLRESQIIYAALDAYCLLEIYNVLAECSANMDIPFDDICAEVQFIPQKYAKTNANKPAYKKPLYSNPTTPNRANESYRVNANASAKYEAAPRQRPAQKYGYYGSKERNQNQAKVGSIGIIDIVSDGRQDNQRRYDNHNNYNQSSTHCGSSKATNDRKYNQRRYQDNQDNYNRYDNQNKYGNKNRRENHYKYDKQGRWEDGQNRRDSQNRQDDAPNRRDFQGRQNGMNRPLSVQRNLENPVVAHTWRVVCDSMLGGLSSKLRMCGVDCVHVLFDQGGDDSAKLAMRENRVLLTRNKNYEKFRQYLPPENCYRITADTPDNQLREVLSYFGVMVTQNDIFSRCQICNCDEFVKVPKELMDDLVQSFVKIIRKNNYRVLPNQSNVNVDNDDSNDDLAFVRNPNNYFTNSEHRTWRLSMDTIDVSSCTTRYQVRVQIDKVPLKVLKNVRVFYICEHCGKIYWDGSHLERALNGVIKDLLVKQ
- the LOC105287000 gene encoding anaphase-promoting complex subunit 6, with protein sequence MDAIVEACKQDEDCPEKQYCYKLSGHCVNYTICSRYNRVETDKLARNPFQCGPCFEGYTNEVLANGHDGSYCAKKIQTENSLSTIDQTALIWLLVGTLSSLIVLTTLSCILWKFLLRKWYYCKRNDVECVEFNNDNAVATNANAPPEEYNPFIESKEEKLTIENDNNKVVAIDKLVGATAWRTPNWVSNANYGTNRLGDDDDDDDDDDDDDDDVDVDFNSPNQGNNVIAQVPPVRNVPNTNVPNNSTAGQLAITMPESTANQDNARNIVLQTYMYNYERNTDGNIDNEDTDNNDTDNNANSNTDPTPEPNENGNKYNGKKSMLINQMLKNITMNVNVINVNDV